One genomic segment of Kribbella jejuensis includes these proteins:
- a CDS encoding nucleosidase — MTEYLVVSAVAGEARYVPAGMPVVVTGVGKTAAAVAVGRALGERDTADLVVLNVGTTGALRDGLSGLFLPSTVINHDVNAEAVRAIGLDPQDELAIEGGDGTVLASGDVFVTDPVVRARLAERADLVDMEAYGVVYACRAYGVPVRVVKHVSDSADEAALDWPALVDASAKVLGEWVTEYTR, encoded by the coding sequence ATGACCGAGTACCTGGTTGTCAGTGCGGTTGCCGGTGAGGCTCGGTATGTGCCGGCGGGGATGCCGGTGGTGGTGACTGGGGTGGGGAAGACGGCGGCGGCTGTTGCGGTTGGTCGGGCGTTGGGGGAGCGGGATACTGCGGATCTGGTGGTTCTGAATGTGGGGACCACGGGGGCGTTGCGGGACGGGTTGTCGGGGTTGTTCTTGCCGAGCACGGTGATCAACCATGACGTGAACGCGGAGGCCGTGCGCGCGATCGGGTTGGATCCGCAGGACGAGTTGGCGATCGAGGGTGGGGACGGGACGGTGCTCGCGTCGGGGGATGTGTTCGTGACCGATCCGGTGGTTCGGGCGCGGTTGGCGGAGCGGGCGGATCTGGTGGATATGGAGGCGTACGGCGTGGTCTATGCGTGCCGCGCGTACGGCGTACCGGTGCGCGTGGTGAAGCACGTGTCGGATTCCGCGGATGAGGCGGCGCTCGACTGGCCGGCGCTTGTCGATGCCAGCGCGAAGGTGCTGGGGGAGTGGGTCACCGAGTACACCCGCTGA
- a CDS encoding PIN domain nuclease, with protein MAGAAYLADTSVFVLRGRDINVKHRFDSLLVEGRLAFCQMTLLECLNNAPDPKTYERLWSDLQGQRWADVSTEAMDRALNVHRLLAKKSQHRQFRLPDLIIAATAELAGLTVLHYDDDYDRIAKVTGQPVEWVMPKGTL; from the coding sequence ATGGCTGGAGCCGCCTACCTGGCGGACACTTCGGTCTTCGTGCTGCGTGGCCGCGACATCAACGTCAAGCATCGGTTCGACAGTTTGCTCGTCGAAGGCCGGCTGGCCTTCTGCCAGATGACCCTGCTCGAGTGCCTCAACAATGCTCCCGACCCGAAGACCTACGAACGGCTGTGGTCCGATCTCCAGGGGCAGCGATGGGCGGACGTGAGCACCGAGGCCATGGACCGGGCCCTGAATGTCCATCGGTTGCTGGCGAAGAAAAGCCAGCATCGGCAGTTTCGGCTTCCTGACCTCATCATCGCTGCGACCGCCGAACTGGCAGGGCTGACGGTTCTGCACTACGACGACGACTACGACCGGATCGCGAAGGTCACCGGGCAGCCGGTGGAGTGGGTCATGCCGAAGGGAACGCTCTGA
- a CDS encoding DUF2191 domain-containing protein encodes MTRISVDVNDEWLEAARAELGTDSKVETINAALHELARRKRAKDLIATLDEVELDVSGSDAAWRYGGGRDLSRLEADAREERSA; translated from the coding sequence ATGACGCGCATCTCGGTCGACGTGAACGACGAGTGGCTCGAGGCTGCCCGCGCGGAGCTCGGTACCGACAGCAAGGTAGAGACGATCAATGCCGCGCTGCACGAACTGGCCCGGCGGAAACGTGCCAAGGACCTTATCGCCACGCTCGACGAGGTCGAGTTGGATGTGAGCGGCTCGGACGCGGCTTGGAGGTACGGCGGCGGGCGTGATCTCAGCCGACTGGAGGCCGATGCGCGGGAAGAGCGCAGCGCGTGA
- the ispG gene encoding flavodoxin-dependent (E)-4-hydroxy-3-methylbut-2-enyl-diphosphate synthase → MSINLGMPALPPPTLAPRRKTRQIKVGSVLVGGDAPVSVQSMTTTPTNDVNKTLQQIAELTAAGCDIVRVACPRQEDADALPEIAKHSQIPVIADIHFQPSYVFAAIEAGCAAVRVNPGNIRKFDDQVKEIAQAAKDHGTSLRIGVNAGSLDKRLLEKYGKATPEALVESAVWEASLFEEHDFHDFKISVKHNDPVVMVQAYEMLAERGDWPLHLGVTEAGPAFQGTIKSAVAFGALLSRGIGDTIRVSLSAPPVEEVKVGLQILQSLNLRERKLEIVSCPSCGRAQVDVYTLAEQVTAGLEGMEVPLRVAVMGCVVNGPGEAREADLGVASGNGKGQIFVKGEVIKVVPESAIVETLIEEAMRIAEQMETTGESGEPTVSVS, encoded by the coding sequence ATGAGCATCAACCTGGGCATGCCCGCACTGCCGCCCCCCACCCTCGCCCCGCGCCGCAAGACCCGCCAGATCAAGGTCGGCAGCGTGCTGGTCGGCGGTGACGCGCCGGTGTCGGTGCAGTCGATGACGACCACGCCGACGAACGACGTCAACAAGACGCTGCAGCAGATCGCCGAACTGACCGCGGCGGGCTGCGACATCGTCCGGGTCGCCTGCCCGCGGCAGGAGGACGCCGACGCGCTGCCGGAGATCGCGAAGCACTCGCAGATCCCGGTGATCGCCGACATCCACTTCCAGCCGTCGTACGTGTTCGCCGCGATCGAGGCCGGGTGCGCCGCGGTCCGGGTGAACCCGGGCAACATCCGCAAGTTCGACGACCAGGTCAAGGAGATCGCGCAGGCCGCGAAGGACCACGGTACGTCGCTGCGGATCGGCGTCAACGCCGGTTCGCTGGACAAGCGGCTGCTGGAGAAGTACGGCAAGGCGACGCCGGAGGCGCTGGTCGAGTCGGCGGTCTGGGAGGCCTCGCTGTTCGAGGAGCACGACTTCCACGACTTCAAGATCTCGGTCAAGCACAACGACCCGGTCGTGATGGTGCAGGCGTACGAGATGCTCGCCGAGCGCGGCGACTGGCCGCTGCACCTCGGCGTGACCGAGGCCGGGCCGGCGTTCCAGGGCACGATCAAGTCCGCGGTCGCGTTCGGCGCGCTGCTGTCGCGCGGGATCGGCGACACGATCCGGGTCTCGCTGTCCGCGCCGCCGGTCGAGGAGGTCAAGGTCGGTCTGCAGATCCTGCAGTCGCTGAACCTGCGGGAGCGCAAGCTCGAGATCGTCTCCTGCCCGTCCTGCGGGCGCGCCCAGGTCGACGTCTACACGCTCGCGGAGCAGGTCACCGCCGGCCTCGAGGGCATGGAGGTCCCGCTCCGGGTCGCCGTCATGGGCTGCGTCGTCAACGGCCCCGGCGAGGCTCGCGAGGCCGACCTCGGCGTCGCCTCCGGCAACGGCAAGGGCCAGATCTTCGTCAAGGGCGAGGTGATCAAGGTCGTCCCCGAGTCCGCCATCGTCGAAACCCTGATCGAAGAAGCCATGCGCATCGCCGAACAGATGGAAACCACCGGCGAATCCGGCGAACCCACCGTCAGCGTCAGCTGA
- a CDS encoding M50 family metallopeptidase has protein sequence MSVLLSILGIVLFVLGVLISVALHEMGHMIPAKAFGMKVTQFFVGFGRTVWSFKRGETEYGIKSIPAGGFVRIIGMMPPAKGQDPSKVRKANTGPIQSLVENARTAEYETIAPEDNGRLFYQKVWWKKLIVMASGPLVNVLIAAVLFTGLFTLYGDRVPQTTISTVTDCVIPANQATPDRKCQDGDKVSPAKQAGFQVGDKIVSFNGTAITSWDQLTPLIRANTDKAATIVVERNGQQLTLHTNTIVNQVLDTPGSDKYVSVGFLGVSPVNKLERQSVGYALDKMGNYTVATVQALGRFPEKLVGVAKSIVGGKRDADSPMSVVGASRVAGEIAASNLDVGAKAATLVLLLASLNLFLALFNFIPLLPLDGGHMIGAIWEGIRRGLAKLFGRPDPGYVDVAKLLPIAYVAASVIVVMGVLLVIADIVNPIKLFNG, from the coding sequence ATGAGCGTGCTTCTCTCCATCCTCGGCATCGTGCTGTTCGTGCTCGGGGTGCTGATCTCGGTGGCGCTGCACGAGATGGGCCACATGATCCCGGCGAAGGCGTTCGGGATGAAGGTGACGCAGTTCTTCGTCGGCTTCGGGCGGACCGTCTGGTCGTTCAAGCGCGGTGAGACCGAGTACGGCATCAAGTCGATCCCGGCCGGTGGTTTCGTCCGGATCATCGGGATGATGCCGCCCGCCAAGGGGCAGGACCCGAGCAAGGTTCGCAAGGCCAACACCGGCCCGATCCAGTCGCTGGTCGAGAACGCGCGGACCGCGGAGTACGAGACGATCGCGCCGGAGGACAACGGCCGGCTCTTCTACCAGAAGGTGTGGTGGAAGAAGCTGATCGTGATGGCGTCCGGGCCGCTGGTCAACGTACTGATCGCGGCGGTGCTGTTCACCGGTCTGTTCACGCTGTACGGCGACCGCGTGCCGCAGACCACCATCTCCACGGTCACCGACTGCGTGATCCCGGCGAACCAGGCGACCCCGGACCGGAAGTGCCAGGACGGCGACAAGGTCTCGCCGGCCAAGCAGGCCGGATTCCAGGTCGGGGACAAGATCGTCTCGTTCAACGGCACCGCGATCACCAGCTGGGACCAGCTCACTCCGCTGATCCGGGCGAACACCGACAAGGCCGCCACGATCGTTGTCGAGCGCAACGGCCAGCAGCTCACCCTGCACACCAACACGATCGTCAACCAGGTGCTGGACACACCGGGGTCGGACAAGTACGTGTCGGTCGGGTTCCTCGGCGTCTCCCCGGTGAACAAGCTCGAGCGGCAGAGCGTCGGGTACGCGCTCGACAAGATGGGCAACTACACGGTGGCCACCGTGCAGGCCCTCGGCCGGTTCCCGGAGAAGCTCGTCGGCGTCGCGAAGTCGATCGTCGGCGGCAAGCGGGACGCGGACAGCCCGATGAGCGTCGTCGGCGCCAGCCGGGTGGCGGGAGAGATCGCCGCCAGCAACCTCGACGTCGGCGCGAAGGCCGCGACGCTCGTCCTGCTGCTCGCCTCGCTGAACCTGTTCCTTGCCCTGTTCAACTTCATCCCGCTGCTGCCGCTGGACGGCGGGCACATGATCGGCGCGATCTGGGAAGGCATCCGGCGCGGCCTGGCCAAGTTGTTCGGCCGGCCGGACCCCGGGTACGTCGACGTGGCCAAGCTGCTGCCGATCGCGTACGTCGCGGCCAGTGTGATCGTGGTGATGGGCGTGCTGCTCGTCATCGCCGACATCGTGAACCCCATCAAACTCTTCAACGGCTAA
- the dxr gene encoding 1-deoxy-D-xylulose-5-phosphate reductoisomerase — MNPRSVVILGSTGSIGTTALELIGRNRDRFRVLALSAGGANVALLAEQALEFGVEVVAVSKATVAQDLQLAFYAEAQRKGYAQGEFRIPKILTGPDAASELAAMKCDVVLNGINGSVGLHATLAALDAGNTLALANKESLVIGGPIVTRLAKPGQIVAVDSEHSAIAQCLRGGSPDEVRKLLLTASGGPFLGRPRSELANVTVEQALDHPNFAMGPVVTINSATLVNKGLELIEAHLLFGIPMDRIDVVIHRQQAIHSMVEFTDGATIAQVGVPTMTVPIGLALGWPDRIADASPPWNFAEASTWTFQPVDHAEFPAVQLAREAGTRGGTAPAVFNAANEVCVQAFRDGRLPFTAIVDTVGRVVTDHDVPSYEELSVDDVLAADAWARDRAREITGVQEIHQA; from the coding sequence GTGAACCCGCGCAGCGTCGTCATCCTCGGCTCGACCGGCTCGATCGGTACCACGGCGCTCGAGCTGATCGGCCGCAACCGGGACCGCTTCCGGGTGCTCGCGCTGTCCGCCGGCGGTGCCAACGTCGCGCTGCTCGCGGAGCAGGCGCTCGAGTTCGGTGTCGAGGTCGTGGCGGTGTCGAAGGCCACGGTCGCGCAGGACCTGCAGTTGGCGTTCTACGCCGAGGCGCAGCGGAAGGGCTACGCGCAGGGCGAGTTCCGGATCCCGAAGATCCTCACCGGGCCGGACGCGGCGAGCGAGCTCGCGGCGATGAAGTGTGACGTAGTACTCAATGGCATCAACGGATCGGTCGGTCTGCACGCGACCCTGGCGGCGCTCGACGCGGGGAACACACTCGCGCTCGCCAACAAGGAGTCGCTGGTGATCGGCGGCCCGATCGTCACCCGGCTTGCCAAGCCCGGCCAGATCGTCGCGGTCGACTCCGAGCACAGCGCGATCGCGCAGTGCCTGCGCGGCGGTTCGCCGGACGAGGTCCGGAAGCTGCTGCTGACCGCGAGCGGTGGCCCGTTCCTCGGCAGGCCGCGCAGCGAGCTGGCGAACGTCACGGTCGAGCAGGCCCTCGACCACCCGAACTTCGCCATGGGCCCGGTGGTCACGATCAACTCGGCCACACTGGTCAACAAGGGCCTGGAGCTGATCGAGGCGCACCTGCTGTTCGGCATCCCGATGGACCGGATCGACGTGGTCATCCACCGGCAGCAGGCGATCCACTCGATGGTCGAGTTCACCGACGGCGCGACGATCGCGCAGGTCGGCGTACCGACGATGACGGTGCCGATCGGCCTCGCGCTCGGCTGGCCCGACCGGATAGCGGACGCGTCGCCGCCGTGGAACTTCGCCGAGGCGAGCACCTGGACCTTCCAGCCGGTCGACCACGCCGAGTTTCCGGCGGTGCAGCTGGCCCGCGAGGCCGGTACTCGCGGCGGCACCGCGCCGGCCGTGTTCAACGCGGCGAACGAGGTCTGCGTCCAGGCGTTCCGGGACGGCCGGCTGCCGTTCACCGCGATCGTCGACACGGTGGGCCGGGTCGTGACCGATCACGACGTACCCTCGTATGAGGAACTGTCCGTCGACGACGTGCTCGCCGCGGACGCGTGGGCCCGGGACCGGGCTCGCGAGATCACGGGCGTACAGGAGATCCACCAGGCATGA
- a CDS encoding FHA domain-containing protein has translation MEPVSGFVRAVVGDVAFIFGKGMVAAYLLARRNGLPRPQLDLLVRSHGQYVPLSVPTGTVPAVGRLVGLDEIRPAPMITVEFTPGDTGAEAHLTANNPVLITITDVSHREYDAVVLTTSLGAAAYAQLPPGYYHVSAVVIDEYGDLLQGYGAQHNLHVDKGDDLIVSLSIRTAGVSEIAAALETGPQPALVGVDGDVAPLLDLVRIGRAPDCDLILDRQEISRHHAEFLRIDATSYELRDLGSTNGTRVNGEPIRTAPVGHGDEIRLGALPFRLLLA, from the coding sequence ATGGAGCCTGTCAGTGGATTCGTGCGCGCCGTTGTCGGAGATGTGGCGTTCATCTTCGGCAAGGGCATGGTGGCCGCGTACCTGCTCGCTCGCCGCAACGGGTTGCCGCGGCCGCAGCTCGACCTGCTCGTCCGCTCGCACGGTCAGTACGTACCGCTCTCCGTCCCGACCGGCACCGTGCCCGCGGTCGGCCGGCTCGTCGGCCTGGACGAGATCCGTCCGGCGCCGATGATCACCGTCGAGTTCACCCCGGGCGACACCGGGGCTGAGGCGCATCTCACAGCGAACAACCCGGTGTTGATCACGATCACCGACGTGAGCCACCGCGAGTACGACGCGGTCGTACTCACCACCTCGCTGGGCGCAGCGGCGTACGCGCAGCTGCCTCCGGGGTACTACCACGTGTCCGCGGTGGTCATAGACGAGTACGGCGACCTCCTGCAGGGGTACGGCGCCCAGCACAACCTGCACGTGGACAAGGGCGACGACTTGATCGTCTCGCTGTCCATCCGGACCGCGGGCGTATCGGAGATCGCCGCGGCGCTGGAGACCGGCCCACAGCCCGCGCTGGTCGGTGTTGACGGTGACGTCGCACCGCTGCTGGACCTGGTCCGGATCGGTCGCGCCCCGGACTGTGACCTGATTCTCGACCGTCAGGAGATCAGCCGGCATCATGCGGAGTTCCTGCGCATCGACGCGACCAGCTACGAGCTCCGGGACCTGGGCTCCACCAACGGGACCCGGGTGAACGGCGAACCGATCCGGACCGCACCGGTCGGCCACGGCGACGAGATCCGGCTCGGGGCGCTGCCCTTCCGCCTACTGCTCGCCTGA
- a CDS encoding type 1 glutamine amidotransferase translates to MSSVLIIENDRESGPGRLLEWLDARSLSPVVVRAWDGEPVPSRVDPHAALVLLGGGMLPDEDERSPWLPAERALLRDAHGRVPVLGICLGGQLLAHTFGGEVRGKYGLPEKGVTSLTLLPAAADDVLLAGLPPVVRAVESHQDQITRLPSDAVLLMSSERCPVQMLRIGQSWGVQFHPEVSAARVRQWNPERLRSLGFDPSRVVADAEQYAVELDKTWSTVVGRFLALVG, encoded by the coding sequence GTGAGTTCTGTGCTGATCATCGAGAACGACCGCGAGAGCGGCCCGGGGCGGCTGCTGGAGTGGCTGGACGCGCGATCACTCTCCCCGGTCGTCGTTCGGGCTTGGGACGGCGAGCCCGTACCCTCTCGTGTCGACCCGCATGCGGCGCTGGTGCTGCTCGGCGGAGGGATGCTGCCGGACGAGGACGAGCGATCGCCGTGGCTGCCGGCTGAGCGTGCACTATTGCGTGACGCGCACGGGCGGGTGCCTGTGCTCGGGATCTGTCTTGGTGGGCAGTTGCTCGCGCATACGTTCGGTGGCGAGGTACGGGGAAAGTACGGGCTGCCGGAGAAGGGTGTGACCTCGCTGACATTGCTGCCGGCGGCCGCGGACGACGTACTGCTTGCGGGGCTTCCGCCGGTGGTCCGGGCAGTCGAGAGTCATCAGGACCAGATCACGCGGCTGCCTTCCGATGCCGTGCTGCTGATGTCGAGCGAGCGCTGCCCCGTCCAGATGCTGCGGATCGGGCAGAGCTGGGGCGTGCAGTTCCATCCGGAGGTCTCGGCTGCACGGGTACGGCAGTGGAATCCGGAGCGGTTGCGTTCGCTGGGCTTCGACCCTTCGCGGGTAGTGGCCGATGCGGAACAGTACGCCGTCGAGCTCGACAAGACCTGGTCGACGGTGGTGGGACGTTTCCTCGCCCTCGTCGGCTGA
- a CDS encoding DUF1707 SHOCT-like domain-containing protein: MSLEQPPPGHRASDNDRERAAAVVQEAHTDGRLDFEELDERLTRIYSAKTQLELRNATADLVPVAHGSSQELTLRARHSAQKREGAWVVPERLTAIAEHSSVKLDFTDAVVHWSDIHVDAQAIHSSVVMVIPEGWSVDIDQVEANHSSAKNKAVAPRPGGVRLHVTGRAHHASVIVRHPRKRHWWWPWYRK; this comes from the coding sequence ATGAGTCTGGAGCAGCCGCCGCCCGGGCACCGGGCATCCGACAACGACCGTGAGCGTGCCGCCGCCGTGGTCCAGGAAGCGCACACCGACGGGCGGCTGGACTTCGAGGAACTCGACGAGCGACTCACCCGGATCTACTCCGCCAAGACTCAACTGGAGCTCCGCAACGCGACGGCCGACCTGGTGCCCGTCGCGCACGGCAGCTCCCAGGAGCTCACGCTGCGGGCTCGGCACAGTGCACAGAAGCGCGAGGGCGCCTGGGTGGTGCCGGAACGGTTGACCGCGATCGCGGAGCACTCCTCGGTCAAGCTCGACTTCACCGACGCCGTCGTTCACTGGTCCGACATCCACGTCGACGCCCAGGCCATCCACAGCTCGGTGGTGATGGTCATCCCGGAGGGCTGGAGCGTCGACATCGACCAGGTGGAGGCCAACCACAGCAGCGCCAAGAACAAGGCCGTAGCCCCCCGCCCCGGCGGAGTCCGCCTCCACGTAACCGGCCGGGCCCACCACGCCAGCGTCATAGTCCGCCACCCCCGCAAACGCCACTGGTGGTGGCCCTGGTACCGCAAGTGA
- a CDS encoding acyl-CoA dehydrogenase family protein — MGASLDLVDVDSLLSSEEVDVRAAARRFADERLRPSLPEWFEAASIPARELAKELGALGFLGMHLSGYGCAGLGPVAYGLACLEIEAADSGMRSLVSVQGSLAMYAIWKYGSDDQKNEWLPRMSAGEAIGCFGLTEPDFGSNPAGMRTNARRDGDDWILNGNKMWITNGSVADVAVVWARTDDGVRGFVVPTSTPGFSAPEIKNKMSLRASVTSELVLEDVRLPASAMLPEARGLSGPLGCLNEARFGIIFGAMGAARDCLETAIVYAGERIVFDKPLTAYQLTQAKIADMAVELNKGILLAVHLGRLKEKGALRPEQVSVGKLNNVREAIAIARECRTILAANGISGEYPIMRHANNLESVLTYEGTSEVHQLVIGQALTGQSAFR; from the coding sequence ATGGGTGCTTCGCTGGATCTTGTGGACGTCGACTCCTTGTTGAGTTCCGAGGAGGTTGATGTGCGGGCCGCGGCGCGGCGGTTTGCTGATGAGCGGTTGCGGCCGAGCCTGCCGGAGTGGTTCGAGGCGGCTTCGATTCCGGCGCGGGAGCTGGCCAAGGAACTGGGCGCGCTCGGGTTTCTGGGGATGCACCTGAGCGGGTACGGATGCGCGGGTCTCGGGCCGGTCGCGTACGGGCTGGCCTGTCTGGAGATCGAGGCGGCCGACTCCGGGATGCGCTCGCTCGTCTCCGTGCAGGGCTCGCTGGCGATGTACGCGATCTGGAAGTACGGCAGCGACGACCAGAAGAACGAGTGGCTCCCCCGGATGTCTGCCGGCGAGGCGATCGGCTGCTTCGGCCTGACCGAGCCCGACTTCGGCTCGAACCCGGCCGGGATGCGCACCAACGCCCGCCGAGACGGTGACGACTGGATCCTCAACGGCAACAAGATGTGGATCACCAACGGCTCCGTCGCCGATGTAGCGGTGGTCTGGGCGCGGACCGACGACGGCGTCCGCGGCTTCGTCGTACCGACCTCGACACCCGGTTTCTCCGCCCCCGAGATCAAGAACAAGATGTCGCTCCGCGCGTCGGTCACCTCAGAGCTCGTACTGGAGGACGTACGGTTGCCCGCCTCCGCGATGCTCCCCGAGGCGCGCGGCCTGTCCGGCCCACTCGGCTGCCTGAACGAGGCCCGGTTCGGCATCATCTTCGGAGCGATGGGCGCGGCCCGGGACTGCCTCGAGACAGCGATCGTGTACGCCGGCGAGCGGATCGTGTTCGACAAACCGCTGACGGCGTACCAGTTGACGCAGGCAAAGATCGCGGACATGGCCGTCGAACTCAACAAGGGCATCCTGCTGGCCGTCCACCTCGGCCGGCTGAAGGAGAAGGGCGCGCTACGGCCCGAGCAGGTGTCGGTCGGCAAGCTCAACAACGTCCGCGAGGCGATCGCGATCGCCCGGGAGTGCCGGACCATCCTGGCCGCGAACGGCATCAGCGGCGAGTACCCGATCATGCGGCACGCCAACAACCTCGAATCGGTGCTGACCTACGAGGGCACCTCGGAGGTCCACCAACTCGTCATCGGCCAGGCCCTGACCGGCCAGTCGGCGTTCCGCTGA
- a CDS encoding DUF6458 family protein, whose translation MRIGPGITLIVVGAVLAFAVRDSWSAVNLTALGIIIMLAGAAGIWLSYRLTNQRRRADTKVIDPEVERQYRTSPAHERIADEPIDVTPRRHRPGYRRLKR comes from the coding sequence ATGCGGATCGGCCCCGGAATCACACTCATCGTGGTGGGCGCCGTCCTCGCCTTCGCGGTCCGTGACAGCTGGAGCGCCGTCAACCTGACGGCGCTCGGAATCATCATCATGCTCGCCGGCGCCGCCGGGATCTGGCTGTCGTACCGGTTGACGAACCAGCGCCGGCGCGCCGACACGAAGGTCATCGACCCCGAGGTCGAGCGACAGTACCGCACCTCGCCGGCGCACGAACGCATCGCCGACGAACCGATCGACGTCACCCCGCGGCGGCACCGCCCGGGCTACAGGCGCTTGAAGAGGTAG
- a CDS encoding GNAT family N-acetyltransferase: MEIRTATSDDFERMIAELADQPAAQYHVRDRWAVQQRDEGLLLVALERDEFVGRTMVLRSSKYDEVRAAHDPVEINALHAFVRGKGIGTALIRAAEAVAVDWGRAAIGMGVEPDNVQARRLYERLGYVLWSGPRVIDRWTEQAADGTVVRSHADECDYLFKRL; the protein is encoded by the coding sequence GTGGAGATCAGGACAGCCACGTCCGACGACTTCGAGCGGATGATCGCGGAGTTGGCGGATCAGCCGGCTGCGCAGTACCACGTTCGTGATCGTTGGGCTGTCCAACAGCGGGACGAAGGTCTGCTGCTGGTCGCGTTGGAGCGTGACGAGTTTGTTGGGCGGACCATGGTGTTGCGGAGTTCGAAGTACGACGAGGTGCGCGCGGCGCACGATCCGGTCGAGATCAACGCGCTGCATGCGTTCGTCCGAGGCAAGGGCATCGGTACGGCGCTGATCCGGGCGGCGGAGGCGGTCGCGGTCGACTGGGGGCGGGCCGCGATCGGGATGGGGGTCGAGCCCGACAACGTGCAGGCGCGCAGACTGTACGAACGGCTCGGGTACGTGCTGTGGTCCGGGCCGCGCGTCATCGACCGCTGGACCGAGCAAGCGGCCGACGGGACGGTGGTCCGCAGTCACGCGGACGAGTGCGACTACCTCTTCAAGCGCCTGTAG